The Lactuca sativa cultivar Salinas chromosome 2, Lsat_Salinas_v11, whole genome shotgun sequence genome includes a window with the following:
- the LOC111883461 gene encoding scarecrow-like protein 15 encodes MKLPFASSQNNLNSSNVKQQVAGGGIGSNRYEPKSVLDVRRSPPSPITGKASEFNSVDHNIVVFSSEEEQLPLDNIEHGMIHQFEEWDSLMKELGLHDDSTKSAYPLDLPELPPIHTESAAPATALFFHSDFENLNPNLNALDFMSQDDDDNSNNNGNGFDFVDELIRIAECFETRSIQLAQVIMTRLNQRLRAPTGKALQRAAFYFKEALQSLLTGPTRMTQSSSSSEIVQSIEAYKTFSNVSPIPMFSDFTANQAMLEAVDGAMIVHVIDFDIGLGGHWASFMKEIAEKAEARKVHSPAVRITAIIPEEYEMESKLIRDNLWQFARGLKLRFDIDFVSFRTFEYLSFKAIKFMEGEKTAVLLSSTVFHRIGAGFINDLRRVSPHVIVFVDGEGLMGSETSFFRQTVIDGLEFYSTLLESLEAANIGGGGGSDWIRKIEMFVLLPKITAAVEASGRHVPSWREAFSRAGMRPVGLSQFADFQAECLLRRVQVRGFHVVKRQAEMVLCWHDRPLVATSAWRF; translated from the coding sequence ATGAAATTGCCCTTCGCTTCATCGCAAAACAATCTTAATTCTAGCAACGTCAAGCAGCAAGTTGCCGGTGGTGGTATTGGAAGTAATCGATACGAACCGAAATCGGTGCTCGACGTGCGACGGAGTCCACCTAGTCCGATTACTGGTAAGGCGTCGGAGTTCAATTCGGTTGATCATAATATTGTTGTGTTTTCGTCGGAGGAGGAACAGTTGCCGTTGGATAATATTGAACATGGAATGATCCATCAGTTTGAAGAATGGGATTCTCTCATGAAGGAATTGGGTCTTCATGATGATTCTACTAAATCTGCTTACCCTCTTGATCTTCCTGAGCTGCCTCCGATACACACCGAATCGGCTGCTCCGGCGACGGCTCTGTTCTTTCACTCGGATTTCGAAAACTTGAATCCGAATCTTAACGCGCTTGATTTTATGAGCCAGGATGATGACGATAACAGTAATAACAATGGAAACGGGTTTGATTTCGTGGATGAGTTGATCCGGATCGCGGAGTGCTTCGAAACTCGGTCTATCCAACTAGCTCAAGTGATAATGACGCGACTCAATCAGCGCCTCCGTGCGCCTACCGGAAAAGCGCTTCAAAGAGCTGCTTTTTACTTCAAAGAAGCACTTCAATCTCTACTCACCGGGCCAACTCGGATGACCCAGTCTTCTTCTTCGTCAGAAATTGTACAATCGATCGAAGCGTACAAGACGTTTTCAAACGTCTCGCCGATTCCGATGTTCTCTGACTTCACCGCGAACCAGGCGATGCTGGAGGCGGTGGACGGTGCGATGATCGTGCACGTCATCGATTTTGACATCGGCTTGGGCGGACACTGGGCGTCGTTCATGAAAGAGATCGCGGAGAAGGCAGAAGCTCGAAAGGTTCATTCACCGGCTGTCAGAATCACAGCTATTATTCCGGAGGAGTACGAAATGGAATCAAAATTGATCAGAGATAACCTCTGGCAGTTCGCTCGTGGTCTAAAACTCCGATTCGATATAGATTTCGTGTCGTTTCGAACTTTCGAGTACTTGTCGTTCAAAGCGATTAAGTTCATGGAGGGAGAGAAGACGGCAGTTCTCCTCTCTTCAACGGTCTTCCACCGTATAGGCGCCGGTTTCATCAACGATCTCCGGAGAGTTTCGCCACATGTTATCGTTTTCGTCGACGGCGAAGGATTGATGGGAAGCGAAACGTCGTTCTTCCGTCAAACGGTAATCGACGGGCTAGAATTCTACTCAACGCTGCTAGAATCGTTAGAGGCGGCGAACATTGGTGGTGGCGGAGGGAGTGACTGGATCAGGAAAATTGAGATGTTTGTGCTGCTGCCGAAGATAACTGCGGCGGTGGAGGCGTCGGGTCGTCATGTGCCGTCGTGGAGGGAGGCGTTCAGTAGGGCCGGCATGAGGCCGGTGGGGTTGAGTCAGTTCGCTGACTTTCAAGCGGAGTGTTTACTGAGGAGGGTACAAGTCAGGGGGTTCCACGTGGTGAAACGGCAAGCGGAGATGGTGCTGTGCTGGCATGATAGGCCCCTCGTTGCCACGTCAGCATGGAGGTTTTAG